Genomic segment of Methanolobus mangrovi:
CCTCCACTTCAAAACTGTATGATTCATCGGCTGGAACTGTCATTCTCACAGTACCTCTTGTCCTTTGACTTTGTTCTACGTTTGAGACAACGACACTGCCAGTGTATCTTGTGTACTGGTCAACAACTGCTGTGACAACAATAGTGACTTTATCTGCTTCATCACCCTGATTGTAGATTCCGGGTGAAGCTTCAAAGATAATGTCCTCACCATAGTTTGTTGCCTGTATGGTTTCTATCATAAGGTCGGTAAGTATCACATTTGAAACCGGGGTAGTTGTCTGTTCAATGAGTCGGATCTGGGTAATGTACTCATCTACAAGATTATTGTCCTCGAACAATTCTACCATAACCAGCTGCTCTCCACTTTTCGGAACGTTGAAAGTGAGGGACTTGTATGTCTGAGAACCCGCTTTAAGGTAACCCACATTCTCCATATGGTCCGATGTAATGAGGTTCGTATATGGGTCCTTTGTTTTCACCTTAATGGAAAGTGTACCTGTATCACTATTCAGGGGGTTTTGTACATAGGCAGTTACCTTGAGTTCGAACTCTTCATCTGCCGGTGTTGACATTACATCCACATTGGTAACAATGGGATGTCGTGCTTCTTCGACCACATTTTCATTCAGGCATCCACTGCAGATACAAAAAAGAAAAATGGAAAAGAACAGCAGAAAGTTCATAACTTTCATGCTATCGCCTACAGTTTAACTGTCAGAACTAAAGTTTGCTCGTCTACTATATGGTCGCCATACATTAACCTGACATAGACATCAGTCTCACCGTTTGGTGCATCTTCTTTCACAGGTATCTCCAGTCCTTTTGTGTAGGATGTTCCACTTTTTGCCATGGCCTGGGTTATATTCATGGATGCCTGGTCTGCTATGAGCTTATTGTCAACATCTACAACAACAGTTAGTATTCCGGCAGGTAAGGTGCTCTGGCCTTCATTCTTTACTGAGAATGTAATGGTTGCATTATCTCCTGCTTTAAGTTCCCATGTTTCTGCTGCAGATGTACGCAGTGAATCCATATCCGCTACAAATCCAAGGAACTGGAGTTTTGCATCCGGGAGTATCGTTACTTCTACAGGTACTGATTTTGTCTTTGTCATCTGTAATCCTTCATCATCTGCTCCGGAAAGGTAGCTGATGGTCACTGCAGAGTCATTTACATCTGTATCAAAGGCAGGTGCCATTATCTTAGCATTGAGGATGGAAGATTGTGCAGTATCTTCTTTTCCTGCAATATTAACAGAATCTGTTCCTGTAACTGTAAAAGGCATGTAACTTGAAACCATCACAGAATCAATGGACTGTGTAGCATTGTTAGTTACTCTCAGGGAGATATCCTGTTCCTGGAATTCCTTAATGACTACAGGGGGGGAAGTAAGGAATACATTTTCAGGACTCACAGGGTCTACGGGTTCAATTGTTGTTGTACAACCTGATATCAATATCAGGGCTAAAAGTGATGTGATCACTATTATTTTCTGGACTAGTTCTCTCATAATTAGTACCTCACTTCTGAAAGTACTTAAAAGTTTAAAAATCCTTTGATAATTTTTATATTAAGAATCTATTTATTATTTATCAGTATTATTAAATTAGGTTACTAAGCAATAATTTAACTATATATCATTAAAAGTTACAGTAATATTCAGTAAAAGGAATCTTTAAACCAGATTAAGGATAGTCTTTTAAATAACCCGTATCCATTGCATTATGGAGGAATCCTGTCTGCTTGATCTAACATTGAAAGAGCGTTTTATTTATTCCCTGGAAAGAAAAGATGTGGATAAAGTACCTGTTTGTTCGGTGACCCAAACCGGAACAGTTGAGCTTATGGAAATAACCGGTGCCAAATGGCCTGATGCACATTATGATCCTGAGAAGATGGCAACGCTGGCTATTGCAGGACATGAGCTTACAGGACTTGAAGCAGTAAGGTATCCTTTTTGTAATACAGTTATAGCTGAGACCCTTGGATGTAATTTTGATGAAGGGTCTATAGATACACAGCCTTACCAGCTTGATTTTCCATGCAAGAACAAGGAAGATGTTGCAGGGATTATTGTTCCCGAAAACCTGCTTGAAAGCAGGAGAATAAAAATAATGCTTGAAGCCACGGATATAATAAAAAGCAGGGTTTCAGATGATGTTCCGATCATAGCAGGGATGATTGGACCTGCAGCTATTGCTTTCTATCTATGTGGTGCGAAAAACTATCTTAGATGGTGTATAACTGAACCTGAACTTCTAACGCAGCTCTTTGCTATGGGTACTGAGTTTTGTATAGAATATGCCAATGCTCTTTTTTACCGTGGTGTGGATGCAGTAGTCATAATAGATTCCGAAGCTGGTCCTGATATATTCCCACCACCACTGTTCGAGTCTCTTATACTTCCTCATTACCGCCTACTTACAGAGAGAATGGCCGGTCATTCTATTCTTCATATTTGTGGTGATGCCACAGACATTCTTGACATGATGGCAGAATCAGGATTTCACGGACTTAGTATAGAAGAAAAGGTGGATCTTGCTTATGCAAGCAAGATGGTTTCAGACAGGGTATGCCTTATAGGTAATATATCTCCTGCTGCCACCTTGCTTGGTAAATCTCCCGAACACATCAAAAATGAAGCAAAACAATGTATTATGGATGGGGCAGGTATTCTTGCACCCGGCTGTGGGATAGCCCCGCGTACTCCTATTGAGAACATCAGGGCTTTTGTGGCAGCAAGGGATGAATTCTATACGAAATAAGGATTATTGCATGTGGATAATACTTGCAATAGTACTATTATAGTATCCTCTCGTAGACATCTGTCCAGTGAAGCTGGGAGCCGGCTGCAATAAACATCGAAACGGATAATGCTTCTGCTATTTCATCTTCAGTAGCACCATTATCCTTTGCTCTCTGGGAATGTATGGCGGTGCATTTCTCGCATCTGAGAAGTACTGAACAGGCTATGGCCATAAGTTCTTTGGTTTTGGTATTAAGGGCTGCATCTTTGAATATGGATTCACGCATTTTTCCAAAGGCTTCTGCAGTTTCAGGTAATCTTTCATTCAAATACGTCATGATATATCCTCTGCTGTAGATTTGTTTCATGATTAAAAGGTTATAGGTCAGATCATTCTGTGAATCATATATTTACTGTTTTGTTTGCTTAGTGTATGTATTTTTATCATTAGCGAGTATTAACAATAGGCCTATAAAGAGGTTTTAATCATTGAAAGGTTGGATTCTTTATAAAACACCTCAGATCGAACTGAGTCCGGAAGCTTATGAAATTCATCGCCTGATAGAAACGGCAAGCAAAAAAGGAATAGAAATTGAAGTTGTCTCTCCTGATCAGTTCGACCTTGTGGTCACAAGGGAGGACCGCAAGAGTATATTGCTTAATGGTGAAGTAGTTTCCCTGCCGGATTTTCTCCTGCCACGAATGGGTGCCGGCACTACCTATTTTGGTATGGCGGTAATAAGGCATCTGGAAAGACTTGGCGTATATACTTTCAATTCAGCCCAATGTATCGATACTGTTAAGGATAAACTTTACTCCCAGCAAATACTGGCGGAGAATAATATCCCTGTTCCAAAAACCATGCTTGGTAAATATCCTATCGATGATGAGCTTGTTGAAAGGTATCTGAAGTTCCCCCTGGTACTCAAGACCCTTTCAGGTTCAATGGGAAAAGGTGTTTTTTTGTGTGATAATAAATCACAATTCAACGACCTGATGGAATTGATCCACGTAACAAATCCAAAACTGAACATAATCCTCCAGGAGTTCGTTGAAAGCAGCCGGGGAAAAGATCTCAGGGTATTTGTTGTTGGTGGAAGGCCTATAGCCTGTATAGAACGTAGTTCAAATGACAATAATTTTAAAGCAAATTTTTCCAGGGGGGGGCAGGTCACACAATTTGCGATGACTCCTGAGGTCAAGTGGTTAGCAACAGAAACTGCAAGACTTTTCGGCCTGGAGATAGCTGGAATAGACCTGCTTTTTGATGGAAAACACTTCAAGATATGTGAAGCAAACTCTTCTCCAGGCTTTAAAGGCATTGAAAGTTGCTGTGATATAGATATTGCCGATGAGATCTATAATTTCATAAAAGTTCGTCTTGGTAAATTTGAAGATTGAATCATATGAGTATCATTTAAAATAAAGTGCATATACACATATAATTAGTGTATGTACAAAAATCTTTTTTTCACATGTTTTTAGTGATGTTCTTTTTATAATTTTGATATAGTTTTGCACACATGTACATTATAAATATATGAAATATGGCTGGA
This window contains:
- a CDS encoding DUF7490 domain-containing protein encodes the protein MKVMNFLLFFSIFLFCICSGCLNENVVEEARHPIVTNVDVMSTPADEEFELKVTAYVQNPLNSDTGTLSIKVKTKDPYTNLITSDHMENVGYLKAGSQTYKSLTFNVPKSGEQLVMVELFEDNNLVDEYITQIRLIEQTTTPVSNVILTDLMIETIQATNYGEDIIFEASPGIYNQGDEADKVTIVVTAVVDQYTRYTGSVVVSNVEQSQRTRGTVRMTVPADESYSFEVEVIADGLITSSGQTGTSIKLHDLKLETPTTYALLESEIPVEEEMPAEETAEEESPGFEIPMLVISMLCAVGILRKKKREI
- the mtaA gene encoding methylcobamide:CoM methyltransferase MtaA, which gives rise to MEESCLLDLTLKERFIYSLERKDVDKVPVCSVTQTGTVELMEITGAKWPDAHYDPEKMATLAIAGHELTGLEAVRYPFCNTVIAETLGCNFDEGSIDTQPYQLDFPCKNKEDVAGIIVPENLLESRRIKIMLEATDIIKSRVSDDVPIIAGMIGPAAIAFYLCGAKNYLRWCITEPELLTQLFAMGTEFCIEYANALFYRGVDAVVIIDSEAGPDIFPPPLFESLILPHYRLLTERMAGHSILHICGDATDILDMMAESGFHGLSIEEKVDLAYASKMVSDRVCLIGNISPAATLLGKSPEHIKNEAKQCIMDGAGILAPGCGIAPRTPIENIRAFVAARDEFYTK
- a CDS encoding carboxymuconolactone decarboxylase family protein, with product MTYLNERLPETAEAFGKMRESIFKDAALNTKTKELMAIACSVLLRCEKCTAIHSQRAKDNGATEDEIAEALSVSMFIAAGSQLHWTDVYERIL
- a CDS encoding COG1361 family protein, with amino-acid sequence MRELVQKIIVITSLLALILISGCTTTIEPVDPVSPENVFLTSPPVVIKEFQEQDISLRVTNNATQSIDSVMVSSYMPFTVTGTDSVNIAGKEDTAQSSILNAKIMAPAFDTDVNDSAVTISYLSGADDEGLQMTKTKSVPVEVTILPDAKLQFLGFVADMDSLRTSAAETWELKAGDNATITFSVKNEGQSTLPAGILTVVVDVDNKLIADQASMNITQAMAKSGTSYTKGLEIPVKEDAPNGETDVYVRLMYGDHIVDEQTLVLTVKL
- a CDS encoding ATP-grasp domain-containing protein; this translates as MKGWILYKTPQIELSPEAYEIHRLIETASKKGIEIEVVSPDQFDLVVTREDRKSILLNGEVVSLPDFLLPRMGAGTTYFGMAVIRHLERLGVYTFNSAQCIDTVKDKLYSQQILAENNIPVPKTMLGKYPIDDELVERYLKFPLVLKTLSGSMGKGVFLCDNKSQFNDLMELIHVTNPKLNIILQEFVESSRGKDLRVFVVGGRPIACIERSSNDNNFKANFSRGGQVTQFAMTPEVKWLATETARLFGLEIAGIDLLFDGKHFKICEANSSPGFKGIESCCDIDIADEIYNFIKVRLGKFED